The Apium graveolens cultivar Ventura chromosome 6, ASM990537v1, whole genome shotgun sequence genome contains a region encoding:
- the LOC141667678 gene encoding F-box/FBD/LRR-repeat protein At1g13570-like, which yields MGKCLRKDYISDLLESITDSILTKLPIRDAVRTSILSTKWRYQWATMTKLVFEKYTSLISDGKLAEQEVSNFIMRFLFLHHGPIYKFKLSATCSLNSTDMDQWLLFLSRKDIKELVLKLYGHYRTIPSCIFSCQKLTKLSLQGFELKPPLSFHGFPCLKYLNLCSGSYTVEVIENLISVCPILEKFILGNFGNPLGLDIHCPNLKHLTLHGEFTNLHLEHSPLLDVLRVNFGAQAWECNVPMKLPVTYDRLKFIDLQRINYEEINAVLYVLHLILRSPNLQKLEIEATQFESSPDKVADLDFWEKECPTDFTFKHLKSVEMEGLSNKNCVKFLKFVLGRSPVLEVMIVSPHRA from the exons ATGGGTAAATGCTTAAGGAAGGATTATATCAGCGATCTTCTCGAGAGCATTACTGATTCCATACTAACAAAACTCCCAATAAGGGATGCTGTAAGAACCAGCATTTTGTCTACCAAGTGGAGGTATCAATGGGCGACCATGACAAAACTTGTATTTGAAAAATATACGTCCTTAATTAGTGACGGAAAACTTGCTGAGCAAGAAGTTTCAAACTTTATCATGCGATTTCTTTTTCTTCATCACGGGCCTATCTATAAGTTCAAACTATCTGCTACATGCTCCTTGAATTCTACGGATATGGATCAATGGTTGCTTTTCCTATCGAGAAAAGATATAAAAGAGTTAGTTCTGAAGTTATACGGACACTATCGGACGATACCTTCTTGTATTTTTTCGTGTCAGAAATTGACCAAATTGAGCCTTCAAGGGTTTGAATTGAAACCTCCTTTAAGTTTTCATGGATTTCCATGTTTGAAGTACCTTAACCTATGTAGTGGCTCGTATACTGTTGAGGTTATTGAAAACCTTATTTCAGTTTGCCCTATTCTAGAAAAGTTTATACTTGGAAATTTCGGCAACCCTCTTGGTTTGGACATCCATTGCCCAAATCTGAAGCATCTTACGTTGCATGGGGAGTTTACAAACTTACATCTTGAGCATTCTCCGCTTCTGGATGTCTTAAGGGTAAACTTTGGTGCACAG GCTTGGGAATGTAATGTCCCTATGAAACTTCCAGTTACATATGACCGTCTAAAGTTTATTGACCTTCAAAGAATAAATTATGAAGAGATTAATGCAGTGCTGTACGTTCTTCACTTGATTTTGCGGTCCCCTAATCTACAAAAACTGGAAATTGAA GCTACACAATTCGAAAGTTCTCCTGATAAAGTTGCTGATTTGGATTTTTGGGAGAAAGAATGTCCTACTGATTTCACATTTAAGCATCTTAAATCAGTAGAGATGGAAGGTTTGTCCAACAAAAATTGTGTGAAATTTCTCAAATTTGTGCTTGGACGTTCTCCGGTGCTTGAGGTAATGATAGTTTCACCTCACAGAGCTTAA
- the LOC141664881 gene encoding uncharacterized protein LOC141664881, translated as MRKFDYVVTSIEESKDLSTISIDELVGSLQAHEQRMNQYDDANHLEKALQSKVSIGDSSGSSSSARGRSGFRGGYRGGRGRGRQSFNRGQNSEGYQPSGRSQNFRGRGRGGFQQRAAKEDKDVGTAMFLTYKGDEESKKNVWYLDSGASNHMTGHRELFTEIDDTISGEVTFGDSSKIPMQDNSLIIRNQARELIANVEMSKNRLFTLDMQTNVQKCLKSVIKNDS; from the exons ATGAGAAAATTTGATTATGTTGTTACTTCTATCGAGGAGTCAAAGGACTTGTCCACAATTTCCATTGATGAGCTCGTAGGTTCACTTCAAGCTCACGAGCAGCGgatgaaccagtatgatgatgCAAACCATTTGGAAAAGGCGTTGCAAAGTAAGGTGTCCATTGGTGACAGTTCTGGCAGTAGCAGTTCTGCACGTGGCAGAAGTGGCTTTAGAGGTGGCTACCGAGGTGGACGAGGTCGTGGAAGGCAGTCTTTCAACAGAGGTCAGAATTCTGAAGGTTATCAACCATCTGGTCGTAGTCAAAATTTCAGAGGTCGTGGAAGAGGCGGATTTCAACAACGAG cagcaaaagaagacaaagatgtTGGCACTGCTATGTTCCTCACTTACAAAGGAGACGAGGAAAGCAagaagaatgtttggtatcttgactcagGGGCCAGTAATCACATGACTGGTCACAGGGAATTATTCACGGAGATAGACGACACCATCAGCGGAGAAGTTACTTTTGGTGACTCGTCAAAGATTCCG ATGCAGGACAATTCCCTCATTATCAGAAATCAAGCTCGGGAATTGATTGCAAatgtggagatgtcaaagaatcgTTTGTTTACGCTTGATATGCAAACAAATGTGCAGAAGTGCTTAAAGtcggtcattaaaaatgactcgtgA